A window of Chitinophaga sp. MM2321 contains these coding sequences:
- a CDS encoding DMT family transporter, whose translation MKKAFLQLHLSVFLAGFTGILGKLITLNEGLLVWYRLLITSVTLYILFRFQGTLKKLPWKDILPIGATGVVVALHWLFFYGSIKYSNVSIGVICFSLTSLFTAIFDPLINRSRFDAAEMLLSMLTLFGILLIFHFDTQYRTGIILGIISAMFAALFTVFNKRLIKRFDTYTITFYELSVGFVVLTMFMPVYLYLFPSATLLPTSADVIYLLILAWACTVCMYLLSMSALKKISPFTVNLCFNLEPVYSIVMAFILFHENQHLNSAFYAGLACIVLSVALQMARVVWQHKTVKA comes from the coding sequence ATGAAAAAGGCATTTTTACAACTCCATCTCTCCGTATTCCTCGCAGGATTCACCGGCATTCTTGGTAAGCTGATTACACTGAATGAAGGACTCCTGGTGTGGTACAGGCTACTTATTACCAGTGTTACCTTATATATATTGTTCCGTTTTCAGGGTACCCTGAAAAAATTGCCCTGGAAAGATATTCTCCCGATCGGCGCTACCGGTGTGGTGGTAGCCCTCCACTGGCTCTTCTTTTACGGTAGTATCAAATATTCGAATGTATCTATCGGGGTTATCTGTTTCTCACTCACCAGTCTTTTTACAGCCATCTTTGACCCGCTGATCAACCGGAGCAGGTTTGATGCCGCTGAAATGCTACTGAGTATGCTCACCCTTTTCGGGATCCTGCTCATCTTTCATTTTGATACACAGTACCGTACAGGCATCATACTCGGCATTATCTCCGCAATGTTTGCCGCACTCTTTACCGTGTTCAACAAACGGCTGATCAAACGGTTTGATACTTACACCATCACCTTTTATGAACTCTCTGTTGGCTTTGTAGTGCTAACGATGTTCATGCCTGTATACCTCTATCTTTTCCCTTCGGCTACATTGCTGCCTACTTCCGCAGATGTGATCTACCTGCTGATCCTGGCCTGGGCCTGTACTGTGTGTATGTATTTGCTGAGTATGAGTGCATTGAAAAAGATCTCTCCCTTTACGGTCAATCTCTGTTTTAACCTGGAACCGGTATACAGCATTGTGATGGCCTTTATCCTCTTCCACGAAAACCAGCACCTGAATAGTGCTTTCTATGCAGGGTTAGCTTGTATTGTCCTTTCTGTAGCCCTGCAGATGGCACGGGTGGTATGGCAACACAAAACCGTAAAAGCCTGA
- a CDS encoding polyprenol monophosphomannose synthase has translation MEKLVIIPTYNEKDNIRNIIDAVFSLQQNFHVLIIDDGSPDGTGNIVRSMLQQHPGELFLEERSGKQGLGTAYIHGFKWALAKNYQYIFEMDADFSHNPKDLVRLYEACANEGADVSVGSRYVKGGKTENWPWDRAVLSYGASIYVGLITWMPVKDPTAGFVCYRNSVLKSINLDKIQFVGYAFQIEMKFTAWKLGFKIAEVPITFKDRREGYSKMSKGIVKEGILGVLKIQWQSMTTRT, from the coding sequence TTGGAAAAGCTTGTCATTATTCCTACGTACAATGAAAAGGATAATATCCGAAATATCATTGACGCTGTATTTTCCTTACAGCAGAATTTTCATGTGCTGATCATAGATGATGGGTCTCCCGATGGAACTGGCAACATTGTCAGATCAATGCTACAGCAACATCCGGGCGAACTGTTTCTCGAGGAAAGATCAGGCAAACAGGGCCTCGGCACGGCTTATATCCATGGATTTAAATGGGCGCTGGCAAAAAACTACCAGTACATTTTTGAAATGGATGCGGACTTTTCGCACAACCCTAAAGACCTCGTACGGCTATACGAAGCCTGTGCAAATGAGGGGGCAGATGTTTCCGTAGGCTCCCGCTATGTTAAAGGTGGCAAAACCGAAAACTGGCCATGGGACCGAGCTGTATTATCATATGGTGCATCCATCTATGTAGGACTGATCACCTGGATGCCGGTGAAAGATCCTACCGCCGGGTTCGTTTGCTATCGTAACTCCGTACTGAAATCCATTAACCTCGATAAGATCCAGTTTGTAGGCTATGCTTTCCAGATTGAAATGAAATTCACCGCCTGGAAACTGGGCTTTAAAATAGCAGAAGTCCCCATTACATTCAAAGACCGCAGAGAAGGATATTCCAAAATGAGTAAAGGCATTGTGAAGGAAGGCATTCTTGGGGTATTAAAAATACAGTGGCAAAGCATGACGACCAGGACTTAA